In Holophagales bacterium, one DNA window encodes the following:
- a CDS encoding CPBP family intramembrane metalloprotease produces the protein MLALLRLWAPPLLSVLTVYAFDRAAARRGLSPPGFVDPLRRAPFLVLLALVLAFGVFAGLATVGVSESPDFSAVPTAQLFLLHVLFLVTLACWYAMGWGGFAPAGGSHARELASQLGLRAVRLDVELGIGVLAGLAGWLGVLTILVGVGLVIYAVGGQGALPEAPPAAIVWIAGLPVALRLALALSAGVVEELFFRGFLQPRLGLAGATCLFVLAHLSYDQPLMLVGITLLSLFYGALVIWRQSLWAAIVAHALFDAVQLLVVIPLALRFVPAGGGG, from the coding sequence ATGCTCGCGCTGCTCCGCCTCTGGGCCCCGCCGCTGCTCTCGGTGCTCACCGTCTATGCTTTCGATCGCGCGGCGGCGCGGCGCGGGCTCTCTCCTCCCGGCTTCGTCGACCCGCTGCGGCGCGCGCCGTTTCTCGTGCTGCTGGCGCTCGTCCTCGCCTTCGGCGTCTTCGCCGGCCTTGCCACGGTCGGCGTGTCCGAGTCGCCGGATTTCTCCGCCGTGCCGACGGCGCAGCTCTTCCTGCTCCACGTCCTCTTCCTGGTGACCCTGGCCTGCTGGTACGCGATGGGCTGGGGGGGATTCGCTCCCGCCGGAGGCTCTCACGCGCGCGAGCTGGCCTCCCAGCTCGGCTTGCGGGCGGTGCGCCTCGACGTCGAGCTGGGGATCGGGGTGCTGGCCGGTCTCGCCGGCTGGCTGGGAGTGCTGACCATCCTGGTCGGCGTCGGGTTGGTGATCTACGCCGTCGGCGGCCAGGGGGCGCTCCCCGAGGCGCCGCCGGCGGCGATCGTCTGGATCGCCGGACTTCCGGTGGCCCTGCGCCTCGCCCTGGCCCTGTCCGCGGGGGTCGTCGAGGAGCTCTTCTTCCGCGGATTCCTGCAACCTCGACTCGGGCTCGCCGGAGCGACCTGCCTCTTCGTGCTCGCCCACCTGAGCTACGACCAGCCGCTGATGCTCGTCGGGATCACCCTGCTGTCGCTCTTCTACGGCGCGCTGGTCATCTGGCGGCAGAGCCTCTGGGCGGCGATCGTCGCCCATGCCCTTTTCGACGCCGTGCAGCTGCTGGTGGTCATCCCTCTCGCGCTGCGCTTCGTCCCGGCAGGGGGAGGCGGCTGA
- a CDS encoding ATP-binding protein has protein sequence MTELQSREYNLVIASRFENIELVQVVIDDALRQVAANDDQRHWIGLALREALANAIKHGNRQDASRQVEVSATVSPVQVKIRVIDQGEGFDPDRIRDPLAPENRFRADGRGIFYMRRLMDAVEFGADAGGGTVVELVKHLAAPAADTASGSGAVPKSDTSNSSPQEGRS, from the coding sequence ATGACGGAACTTCAGTCGCGCGAGTACAACCTCGTCATCGCCAGCCGCTTCGAGAACATCGAGCTCGTTCAGGTGGTGATCGACGACGCGTTGCGCCAGGTGGCAGCGAACGACGACCAGCGGCACTGGATCGGTCTGGCGCTGCGCGAGGCGCTGGCGAATGCCATCAAGCACGGCAACCGCCAGGACGCGAGCCGGCAGGTGGAGGTCTCCGCCACGGTCTCCCCGGTGCAGGTCAAGATCCGGGTAATCGACCAGGGCGAGGGCTTCGATCCCGATCGGATCCGCGACCCGCTCGCGCCGGAGAACCGCTTCCGCGCGGACGGCCGGGGAATCTTCTACATGCGCCGGCTGATGGACGCCGTGGAGTTCGGCGCCGACGCCGGCGGTGGCACCGTGGTCGAACTGGTCAAGCATCTCGCCGCGCCCGCCGCGGACACCGCGTCGGGAAGCGGCGCAGTCCCGAAATCCGACACCAGCAATAGTTCCCCACAGGAGGGACGGTCATGA
- a CDS encoding STAS domain-containing protein: protein MKIDVREREGVRVLDIEGKITIGKGDVALREAVHEQLGKGASKMLINLAAVSTIDSSGVGELVSAFTTVTNRGGKLKLVNLPAKVNDILQITQLITVFETFENEEEALRSF, encoded by the coding sequence ATGAAGATCGACGTGCGCGAGCGCGAGGGCGTCCGGGTCCTCGACATCGAAGGCAAGATCACCATCGGCAAGGGCGACGTGGCGCTGCGCGAAGCGGTGCACGAGCAGCTCGGCAAGGGCGCGAGCAAGATGCTCATCAACCTCGCCGCGGTCTCGACGATCGACTCGTCCGGGGTGGGCGAGCTGGTCAGCGCGTTCACCACGGTCACCAACCGTGGCGGCAAGCTCAAACTGGTCAATCTGCCGGCGAAGGTCAACGACATCCTGCAGATCACTCAGCTGATCACCGTTTTCGAGACCTTCGAAAACGAGGAGGAGGCGCTCCGCTCGTTCTGA
- a CDS encoding polyprenyl synthetase family protein, translated as MSPIGSSAAPDLGPYLAALAERVERRLGERLPRAEDRPKSVHAAMRYAATGPGKRLRPVLTLAVGEMLGGGRDAAAEDLAVAVELVHASSLVLDDLPAMDDADRRRGRATTHKVFGEAIALLAAFGLLNRAFALVAEAGQRLRLSRYTPEDLVHHLALAIGSEGLIGGQALDLEAVAGPPALERLEYIHSHKTGALFLAAAELGAMAADARRRDLEAVGAYAKNLGLAFQITDDLVDVLSTPEEAGKDTGKDVGKVTFVGLLGVDGARALAAELLDFAVAALEPLGRRADPLRVLARYVLGRRR; from the coding sequence TTGAGCCCGATCGGCTCGTCAGCAGCACCCGATCTCGGTCCCTATCTGGCGGCCCTCGCCGAACGCGTCGAGCGACGGCTCGGTGAGCGGCTGCCTCGCGCCGAGGATCGGCCGAAGTCGGTCCATGCGGCGATGCGCTATGCCGCGACCGGACCCGGGAAGCGCCTGCGCCCCGTCCTGACGCTGGCCGTCGGGGAGATGCTCGGCGGCGGGCGCGATGCGGCCGCCGAGGACCTGGCGGTGGCCGTCGAGCTGGTGCACGCCTCGTCGCTGGTCCTCGACGACCTTCCGGCGATGGACGACGCCGACCGACGACGTGGACGGGCGACGACCCACAAGGTCTTCGGCGAGGCGATCGCGCTGCTCGCCGCCTTCGGGCTGCTCAACCGGGCGTTCGCCCTGGTCGCCGAAGCCGGCCAGCGGCTGCGCCTCAGCCGCTACACCCCCGAGGATCTGGTGCATCATCTCGCCCTGGCGATCGGGTCCGAAGGGCTGATCGGCGGACAGGCGCTCGACCTCGAGGCCGTCGCCGGACCGCCCGCTCTCGAACGGCTCGAGTACATCCACAGCCACAAGACCGGCGCGCTGTTCTTGGCGGCCGCCGAGCTCGGCGCGATGGCGGCCGACGCGCGTCGTCGCGACCTCGAGGCGGTCGGGGCCTATGCCAAGAACCTCGGACTGGCGTTTCAGATCACCGACGACCTCGTCGACGTGCTGTCGACGCCGGAAGAGGCCGGCAAGGACACCGGCAAGGACGTCGGCAAGGTGACCTTCGTCGGCCTGCTCGGCGTCGACGGTGCCCGCGCCCTCGCCGCCGAGCTGCTGGACTTCGCCGTGGCGGCGCTCGAGCCGCTGGGGCGGCGCGCCGACCCGCTGCGCGTGCTCGCGCGCTACGTGCTCGGGAGGCGGCGGTGA